A genomic window from Pseudomonadales bacterium includes:
- the argE gene encoding acetylornithine deacetylase, with protein MKPSDKSAFSPRQMIERLVSIPTVSRDSNLEFIEFVESYLGAQGVSATRVSNADGSKANLFATVGPMVAGGVVLSGHTDVVPIDDQDWSSNPFEVVEKGGRLYGRGTCDMKSFYAIALALVPEMNRLKRPIHFALSYDEEIGCLGAPALIEALTRAVPEPAAVIVGEPTMMQVVGAHKSIFYFETRVTGREAHSSQPHRGVSAVMIAARLIAWIHERQRRCAEEAPASAFEPHHTSLHCGVIRGGTAHNIMAHHCEFVTDIRCIPGEEARDYLREIEAFAREVLEPEMHAIDAKTGIEFRILADVPAFAAAENDAAVALAQHLTGQNARESVSYGAEAGQFQQAGLQVVMCGPGSIDQAHQPDEFISLSQVEAGTRFMRRLIDYLSE; from the coding sequence ATGAAACCTTCCGATAAAAGCGCATTCAGTCCCCGTCAGATGATCGAGCGACTGGTGTCCATTCCTACCGTTTCCCGGGACTCGAACCTCGAGTTCATCGAATTCGTCGAGAGCTATCTCGGCGCGCAGGGTGTATCCGCAACCCGGGTGAGCAATGCTGACGGCAGCAAGGCCAATCTGTTTGCGACGGTGGGGCCGATGGTGGCCGGTGGGGTGGTACTTTCGGGGCACACGGACGTCGTCCCGATCGATGATCAGGACTGGAGCAGCAACCCCTTTGAGGTCGTGGAAAAAGGGGGACGGCTGTACGGTCGCGGAACCTGTGACATGAAGTCCTTCTATGCCATCGCACTGGCTCTGGTGCCCGAGATGAACCGGCTCAAGCGGCCGATTCACTTTGCGCTGTCATACGATGAAGAAATCGGCTGTCTCGGCGCACCGGCACTGATCGAAGCCCTCACCCGCGCGGTGCCCGAGCCGGCGGCCGTGATCGTGGGTGAGCCAACCATGATGCAGGTGGTCGGCGCGCACAAGAGCATATTTTATTTCGAGACACGGGTGACCGGTCGGGAGGCGCATTCGAGCCAGCCGCATCGCGGTGTGTCGGCTGTGATGATCGCCGCCCGCCTGATTGCCTGGATCCATGAACGGCAGCGGCGCTGCGCCGAAGAGGCACCGGCGTCGGCATTCGAACCGCACCACACCAGCCTGCACTGCGGAGTAATCAGGGGTGGTACCGCACACAACATCATGGCCCATCACTGCGAATTCGTAACAGACATCCGCTGCATCCCGGGTGAGGAAGCCCGGGACTATCTGCGCGAGATCGAAGCGTTTGCACGCGAGGTACTCGAGCCGGAAATGCACGCCATCGATGCGAAAACGGGTATCGAATTCCGCATCCTCGCAGATGTCCCCGCATTCGCTGCGGCGGAGAACGATGCCGCTGTGGCACTGGCGCAGCACCTGACAGGTCAGAATGCCAGGGAATCTGTTTCCTATGGAGCCGAGGCGGGTCAGTTTCAGCAGGCGGGGCTGCAGGTGGTGATGTGTGGTCCGGGGAGTATCGATCAGGCGCACCAGCCGGATGAGTTCATTTCCTTAAGCCAGGTGGAAGCAGGTACCCGGTTCATGCGCCGCCTGATCGACTACCTTTCGGAGTAG
- a CDS encoding fumarate hydratase, which yields MQAGKAIKQEDLIQSVADALQFISYYHPVDFIRAMRSAWEREEAPAAKAALTQVLVNSRMCAIGRRPICQDTGIVIVFVKVGMDVRWDATLSVDDMINEGVRRAYAFPDNVLRASVLADPDGKRTNTRDNTPAVIHYSMVPGDRLSVEVAAKGGGSEAKAKFAMLNPSDSIVDWVLNMVPAMGAGWCPPGILGIGIGGTPEKAMLIAKESMMDAIDIQELKARGPSSHLEELRLEIFDKVNALGIGAQGLGGLTTVLDVKVREYPTHAANKPVAVIPNCSATRHVHFTLDGSGPARFEAPDLDEWPDIDFDLGADVRKVDLDTLTPEIVRTWKTGDTLLLSGKLLTGRDAAHKKLVDLLEKGEPLPVDFRNRMIYYVGPVDPVGDEVIGPAGPTTATRMDKFTRPLLEQTGLIGMVGKAERGPAAIEAIRDAGAAYMIAVGGAAYLVAKAITRSTVIAFPELGMEAIHEFVVKDMPVTVAVDSKGESAHRLGPQIWSGKIAERIAARVV from the coding sequence ATGCAGGCAGGTAAAGCGATCAAGCAGGAAGACCTGATTCAGAGCGTGGCGGACGCACTGCAGTTCATCTCCTATTACCATCCGGTGGACTTCATCCGTGCGATGCGCAGCGCCTGGGAGCGGGAAGAGGCGCCGGCAGCCAAGGCCGCCCTGACCCAGGTGCTCGTGAATTCGCGGATGTGCGCCATTGGTCGAAGGCCAATCTGTCAGGACACAGGCATCGTGATCGTGTTCGTGAAGGTGGGTATGGACGTGCGCTGGGATGCCACATTGAGTGTGGACGATATGATCAACGAAGGCGTGCGCCGGGCGTACGCTTTCCCCGACAACGTGCTGCGCGCCTCGGTACTGGCGGACCCGGACGGTAAGCGCACTAACACCCGGGACAACACCCCTGCGGTCATCCACTATTCCATGGTGCCTGGCGACAGGCTGAGTGTGGAAGTGGCGGCGAAAGGGGGCGGCAGCGAGGCCAAGGCGAAGTTCGCCATGCTGAACCCGTCGGACTCGATCGTCGACTGGGTGCTCAACATGGTGCCGGCCATGGGGGCAGGCTGGTGTCCGCCCGGCATCCTGGGTATCGGCATCGGCGGTACGCCCGAAAAGGCCATGCTGATCGCCAAGGAGTCGATGATGGACGCCATCGACATTCAGGAGCTGAAGGCGCGGGGACCTTCCAGCCATCTCGAAGAGCTTCGCCTCGAGATTTTCGACAAGGTCAACGCACTGGGTATCGGCGCCCAGGGCCTTGGTGGCCTGACCACGGTGCTGGATGTGAAGGTGCGCGAGTACCCCACCCACGCGGCGAACAAACCCGTGGCGGTGATTCCGAACTGCTCCGCCACCCGCCATGTCCATTTCACCCTGGATGGCTCCGGCCCCGCCCGCTTTGAAGCCCCCGATCTCGATGAGTGGCCGGACATTGACTTCGATCTCGGGGCCGATGTGCGCAAGGTGGATCTCGATACCCTCACCCCGGAAATCGTGCGCACCTGGAAGACGGGCGACACACTGCTGCTTTCCGGCAAGCTGCTGACCGGCCGGGACGCGGCGCACAAGAAGCTGGTGGACCTGCTCGAGAAGGGCGAACCGCTGCCGGTCGATTTCCGCAACCGCATGATCTACTACGTCGGTCCGGTGGATCCGGTGGGCGATGAAGTGATCGGACCGGCAGGGCCCACCACGGCGACCCGAATGGACAAATTCACCCGCCCGCTGCTCGAACAGACCGGCCTGATCGGCATGGTCGGCAAGGCGGAGCGGGGACCGGCGGCAATTGAGGCGATCCGCGATGCGGGAGCGGCCTACATGATTGCGGTGGGCGGTGCCGCCTATCTGGTCGCCAAGGCCATTACCCGGTCGACGGTCATTGCCTTTCCTGAACTGGGCATGGAGGCCATTCACGAGTTTGTGGTGAAGGACATGCCGGTGACCGTTGCCGTCGATTCGAAAGGCGAATCGGCGCACCGTCTGGGTCCGCAGATCTGGTCAGGAAAAATTGCCGAACGGATCGCCGCCAGGGTGGTCTAG
- a CDS encoding wax ester/triacylglycerol synthase family O-acyltransferase: MQQLSGQDASFLYFETPKTPMHIGAITIYDQSTVPGGKQGFKDILRAIESRLHLARSFRQKVVHVPFNLDHPYWIEDRDFDLEYHVRHIRLPEPGDWRQLCIQAARLHSRPLDLTRPLWEFTVVEGLDGIPGLPKGSYAIVSKVHHACIDGVSGVDMTEAIHDLQPEPADIPSTRPWTGERDPNPAELLLRAQLNTFTQPWRFAEVMARTIPAMGRLGLGFMQRRFEAPAVQPPRTRFNRQVSAHRVLEGRSFDLGQVRAMKKAVPGATVNDVVLAVAGGTLRRYLEAKQELPNEPMTAMAPISVRSEGEKGALGNQVAGMTVALGTDIADPVERLQAVHAASMASKSMTHAVGAKLMTDYTQFIPSTTAALATRVYTEYGLSQQMNVPFNCVVTNVPGPQVPLYCAGAKLVTQFGMGPIFDGMGLIFPVFSYCGRIMISMTSCREMVPDPEFFGECMEASFAELKAATLIDVPEPGESVA, translated from the coding sequence ATGCAGCAGCTCAGTGGTCAGGATGCATCTTTCCTTTACTTTGAAACGCCGAAGACGCCCATGCACATCGGTGCCATTACGATTTACGACCAGTCCACGGTTCCGGGTGGTAAACAGGGATTCAAAGACATTCTGCGTGCGATCGAGTCCCGTCTGCATCTGGCACGCAGCTTCCGGCAGAAGGTTGTGCATGTGCCCTTCAATCTGGATCACCCCTACTGGATCGAAGACAGGGATTTCGATCTCGAGTATCACGTGCGCCACATCCGCCTGCCCGAACCCGGTGACTGGCGGCAGCTCTGCATACAGGCCGCACGTCTCCACTCGCGTCCGCTGGATCTCACCCGGCCACTCTGGGAGTTCACCGTAGTGGAAGGACTCGATGGCATTCCCGGTCTGCCGAAGGGCAGCTACGCCATCGTCTCCAAGGTGCACCACGCCTGTATTGATGGGGTGTCCGGAGTCGACATGACCGAAGCCATCCATGATCTGCAGCCGGAACCCGCAGACATTCCTTCGACACGACCCTGGACGGGCGAACGTGACCCGAACCCCGCAGAGCTGCTGTTGCGCGCACAGCTCAACACCTTCACTCAGCCCTGGCGTTTCGCGGAAGTGATGGCCAGGACCATCCCGGCGATGGGTCGTCTGGGACTCGGGTTCATGCAGCGGCGTTTTGAAGCACCAGCCGTCCAGCCGCCGAGAACACGTTTCAACAGACAGGTGTCCGCGCACCGGGTGCTCGAAGGCCGCAGTTTTGACCTGGGCCAGGTGCGCGCCATGAAAAAGGCGGTGCCGGGTGCCACGGTAAATGATGTTGTGCTGGCGGTGGCTGGTGGCACCCTGCGCCGCTATCTGGAAGCCAAGCAGGAACTGCCCAATGAGCCGATGACGGCCATGGCGCCGATTTCGGTCCGCAGCGAGGGTGAGAAAGGCGCCCTGGGCAATCAGGTGGCAGGGATGACTGTGGCCCTGGGCACGGACATTGCCGATCCGGTGGAGCGACTGCAGGCGGTGCACGCCGCTTCAATGGCGTCCAAATCCATGACACATGCGGTCGGTGCCAAGCTGATGACCGACTACACACAGTTCATTCCGTCCACCACTGCTGCGCTGGCAACCCGGGTATATACGGAATACGGTCTCTCCCAGCAGATGAACGTACCCTTCAACTGTGTGGTGACCAATGTGCCCGGTCCCCAGGTCCCCCTGTACTGTGCCGGCGCGAAGCTGGTGACCCAGTTCGGCATGGGGCCGATCTTCGATGGCATGGGACTGATCTTCCCCGTTTTCAGCTATTGCGGCCGGATCATGATTTCCATGACCTCCTGCCGGGAAATGGTGCCGGATCCGGAATTCTTCGGGGAGTGCATGGAGGCTAGTTTTGCCGAACTGAAGGCAGCCACTCTGATCGATGTCCCGGAGCCGGGAGAGTCCGTGGCCTGA
- a CDS encoding ABC transporter ATP-binding protein, whose protein sequence is MSSTGHARSGTRKVLDHSIFDADIEGQSMNMQYLRRILGWVAPHRRLAILSVVLVLVASTLAILLPVVVTRVIIDGVILGEPDVLLPDFGMITLTSWVSGLTGWQPLVSACVLYAAFSIACHFFYHLHRVTFARTVLTALRDMRLDLFAHMERRPSSFYDKVAVGRVMTRITNDVQALFELLMGMGMLIGEFVPFLLALVIMFAIDVQLTLYLLIAIPLFSVITYFFRQATRRIYRLIRNTVSALNQNLQENLSGMQVVQLSNREARNLQAYREINEDNRQQEVSAIKLESSYGAFMDNMVNMALVVILWFGGGSALQDAISLGSVILFTQFVDMFIRPIRVLGQQYNILFRAMASAERIFQALDWHEQVREPTRPLQLPARLQGKLEFRDLTFGYEPDKRVLHNVSFVVNPGEKLAVVGPTGSGKSTLIRLLGRFYNFPDDSIFIDDLDLNRIAASDLRRRVGVVMQDFHIFSGSILDNIAVGNPDISRAQAIAAAEVVNANIFIEALPEGYDTQLVERGQNLSQGQRQLLAFARVLAADPEILILDEATASIDTETEQIIQRALQAIMKDRTSILIAHRLQTIREADRILVLKHGRVKELGTHDELMALRGVYYTLNQLQFQDVSIRESSR, encoded by the coding sequence ATGAGCAGCACGGGCCACGCCCGCAGCGGGACTCGAAAGGTACTCGATCACTCCATCTTCGATGCAGACATCGAAGGGCAGTCGATGAACATGCAGTATCTGCGGCGGATTCTCGGCTGGGTGGCACCTCACCGCAGGCTGGCGATTCTCAGCGTGGTGCTGGTGCTCGTTGCCTCCACTCTGGCGATTCTGCTGCCGGTGGTGGTCACCCGGGTGATCATCGATGGTGTGATCCTGGGAGAGCCGGATGTCCTGCTGCCCGACTTCGGCATGATCACCCTCACCAGCTGGGTGTCCGGATTGACCGGCTGGCAGCCGCTGGTGAGTGCCTGTGTCCTCTACGCGGCGTTTTCCATCGCCTGCCACTTCTTTTATCACCTGCACCGGGTGACCTTCGCCCGCACCGTACTGACCGCACTGCGCGACATGCGGCTGGATCTCTTCGCGCATATGGAACGGCGGCCGTCGAGTTTCTACGACAAGGTGGCGGTAGGTCGGGTGATGACACGCATCACCAACGACGTGCAGGCGCTGTTTGAACTGCTGATGGGTATGGGCATGCTGATCGGAGAATTCGTGCCTTTCCTGCTGGCCCTGGTGATCATGTTTGCCATCGACGTACAGCTCACCCTGTACCTGCTTATCGCGATTCCGCTGTTTTCGGTGATTACCTATTTTTTCCGGCAGGCCACCCGGCGTATCTACCGCCTGATCCGCAACACGGTCTCAGCGCTCAATCAGAATCTGCAGGAAAATCTCTCGGGCATGCAGGTGGTGCAGCTGTCCAATCGGGAAGCACGCAATCTGCAGGCATATCGGGAGATCAACGAAGACAACCGCCAGCAGGAAGTCAGTGCCATCAAGCTGGAGTCCAGCTATGGCGCTTTCATGGACAACATGGTGAACATGGCGCTGGTGGTCATTCTCTGGTTCGGGGGCGGTTCTGCACTGCAGGATGCGATCTCGCTCGGCAGTGTGATTCTCTTCACTCAGTTCGTGGACATGTTCATCCGGCCGATCCGGGTGCTCGGCCAGCAGTACAACATCCTGTTTCGTGCTATGGCGAGCGCGGAGCGCATTTTCCAGGCCCTGGACTGGCATGAGCAGGTGCGTGAGCCCACCCGGCCTCTGCAGCTGCCTGCCCGGCTGCAGGGCAAGCTGGAATTCCGTGATCTGACCTTCGGTTACGAGCCTGACAAACGGGTTCTGCACAATGTGTCTTTCGTGGTGAATCCCGGTGAGAAGCTTGCCGTGGTGGGCCCCACGGGATCGGGTAAGAGCACGCTGATACGTCTGCTGGGACGGTTTTACAACTTCCCGGATGATTCCATCTTCATCGACGATCTGGATCTCAACCGGATCGCAGCCTCGGACCTGCGACGGCGGGTGGGTGTGGTGATGCAGGATTTCCACATTTTTTCGGGTTCGATACTCGACAACATTGCGGTGGGTAATCCGGATATCAGCCGGGCCCAGGCGATCGCGGCGGCAGAGGTGGTGAATGCAAACATCTTCATCGAAGCACTTCCGGAAGGCTACGACACGCAGCTCGTGGAGCGCGGACAGAACCTCTCACAAGGTCAGCGCCAGTTGCTCGCCTTTGCACGGGTGCTGGCCGCCGATCCGGAGATCCTGATCCTGGACGAAGCGACTGCCAGCATCGACACTGAAACAGAGCAGATCATTCAGCGGGCGTTGCAGGCGATCATGAAAGATCGCACATCCATCCTGATTGCCCACCGTCTGCAGACCATTCGTGAGGCAGACAGGATTCTGGTACTCAAGCACGGCAGAGTGAAGGAACTGGGCACGCACGACGAACTGATGGCCCTGCGCGGCGTGTACTACACCCTCAATCAGTTGCAGTTTCAGGATGTCTCGATACGGGAAAGCAGTCGCTGA
- a CDS encoding OmpA family protein, protein MRSSFKLISLAGLLACALPATAQEHGPKDSQLFLSVLGAEYDGPSDLDIRRSDTGFGGGIGFGITDNWALEATLFDFKPQVEVGGTRTKGDVDYWTVNVIRSIGPGVNWQPYLTAGAGRAEFRYDGLQDKEMDSLFNLGAGFFANLTERLAFRADVRGVYHNGADSFSPMATAGLSFILGGAKPAPMVAAPAPVDSDGDGVTDDRDACPNTPAGVSVDARGCPLDSDRDGVPDHRDDCPNTPAGAKVDARGCEVVIEKPVSFNLTVEFGFDSAEITGVAFQEMLELLKFLREYPSTSAVIEGHTDSRGAEDYNQNLSQRRAAAVLEALTNSGIPRSRLSSVGYGESRPVASNDTDAGRAKNRRVTVVVSGVARQ, encoded by the coding sequence ATGCGTTCATCGTTCAAACTGATCAGCCTGGCGGGCCTGCTTGCCTGCGCTTTGCCGGCAACCGCCCAGGAGCATGGACCCAAAGACAGTCAGCTGTTTCTGTCCGTGCTCGGCGCGGAGTACGACGGTCCTTCAGACCTGGACATCCGCAGATCGGACACCGGTTTTGGTGGCGGCATCGGATTCGGTATCACCGACAACTGGGCGCTGGAAGCCACTCTGTTCGACTTCAAACCGCAAGTCGAAGTCGGCGGCACCCGCACCAAAGGTGATGTGGACTACTGGACCGTCAACGTCATCCGCTCCATCGGTCCGGGCGTGAACTGGCAACCCTACCTGACCGCTGGCGCAGGCCGCGCGGAATTCCGCTATGACGGGCTGCAGGACAAGGAGATGGACAGCCTCTTCAACCTCGGTGCCGGATTCTTCGCCAACCTGACCGAGCGTCTCGCGTTCCGCGCCGATGTGCGCGGCGTCTACCACAATGGTGCCGACAGTTTTTCACCGATGGCGACCGCAGGCCTGAGCTTCATCCTCGGCGGTGCCAAGCCGGCTCCGATGGTGGCCGCACCCGCTCCGGTCGATTCCGATGGCGACGGCGTGACCGATGACCGGGACGCCTGCCCCAATACCCCCGCCGGTGTCTCAGTCGATGCCCGTGGCTGCCCGCTCGACAGCGACCGCGACGGCGTGCCGGATCACCGGGACGACTGCCCCAACACCCCGGCCGGCGCCAAAGTCGATGCCCGAGGCTGCGAAGTCGTGATAGAGAAGCCCGTCTCCTTCAACCTTACCGTTGAATTCGGCTTCGACTCCGCCGAGATCACCGGCGTGGCCTTCCAGGAGATGCTGGAACTGCTCAAGTTCCTGCGCGAATATCCGAGCACCAGTGCAGTCATCGAAGGGCACACCGACAGCCGCGGCGCGGAGGACTACAACCAGAATCTGTCCCAGCGTCGGGCTGCTGCTGTGCTGGAAGCGCTGACCAACTCCGGTATCCCGCGCTCCAGACTCAGCTCCGTGGGTTACGGTGAGTCACGCCCGGTCGCCAGCAACGACACCGATGCAGGTCGCGCCAAGAACCGCCGCGTCACCGTGGTGGTGTCCGGCGTCGCCAGGCAGTAG
- a CDS encoding metallophosphoesterase has product MLRVLARCGVLLAGTLSASLPLAETDAIAALQPAEDEFHFVVLGDSQFHDPTTFNRMIDDVRLLQPAFVIQVGDMVEGYVAGLDEMESQWVRFRRQIAPLAPTVFLPVPGNHDLYDTERHATAEFEQIYKRIWGDLYYNFRYRNAEFFVLNTDGVHSESRIDTAQLTWLTEGLARSRAEHLFVFMHRPPSSLEQAEELHALLRRYPVRNVFYGHHHHYHFVERDGIGYVMTNAAADGAFSQDETGSFDHFLMVSVRDSTTRFAVVRADALEAPGIVHPSDNYDLFEISRALAPKNVDLTASVSGWKMLIPLENPSDRELTLYLSCRSEDERWQFSPRRIPPVTLQPGEHRSLTLEVGFAHNRRPESQPYCEIRLPFATWNGGWFDHRQRVTGNYSER; this is encoded by the coding sequence ATGCTGAGAGTCCTGGCACGATGCGGTGTACTGCTGGCCGGAACTCTGAGCGCCTCCCTCCCGCTTGCGGAGACAGACGCCATTGCGGCGCTCCAGCCTGCGGAAGACGAATTCCACTTCGTGGTGCTCGGCGACAGTCAGTTCCACGATCCGACCACATTCAATCGCATGATTGACGACGTGCGTCTGCTGCAACCGGCCTTCGTGATCCAGGTCGGCGATATGGTCGAAGGCTATGTCGCCGGGCTCGACGAGATGGAATCCCAGTGGGTGCGATTTCGCCGGCAGATTGCTCCCCTGGCACCCACGGTCTTCCTGCCCGTGCCGGGCAATCACGACCTCTACGACACCGAACGGCACGCCACCGCCGAATTCGAACAGATCTACAAAAGGATCTGGGGCGACCTCTACTACAATTTCCGGTATCGCAATGCCGAATTCTTCGTGCTCAACACGGACGGTGTGCACAGCGAATCCCGCATCGACACAGCGCAGCTGACCTGGCTGACCGAAGGGCTGGCGCGCAGCCGGGCCGAGCATCTGTTCGTGTTCATGCATCGTCCCCCGTCGAGTCTAGAACAGGCAGAGGAACTGCATGCACTGCTGCGCCGCTACCCGGTGCGCAATGTCTTCTACGGACACCATCATCACTATCACTTCGTGGAGCGGGACGGCATCGGTTACGTGATGACCAACGCCGCTGCAGATGGCGCGTTCTCCCAGGATGAAACCGGCAGCTTCGATCACTTCCTCATGGTCAGCGTGCGGGATTCGACCACCCGCTTCGCTGTGGTCCGCGCGGACGCCCTGGAAGCACCCGGCATCGTGCACCCGTCCGACAACTACGACCTGTTCGAAATTTCCCGTGCGCTGGCGCCGAAAAATGTCGATCTGACCGCCTCGGTGAGCGGATGGAAGATGCTCATCCCACTGGAAAACCCATCAGACAGAGAACTGACACTCTATCTTTCCTGCAGGTCCGAAGATGAGCGCTGGCAGTTCTCGCCGCGCCGGATTCCGCCGGTCACTCTGCAACCCGGGGAACATCGATCGCTGACTCTGGAAGTCGGGTTTGCTCATAACCGCCGGCCTGAATCCCAGCCCTACTGTGAGATCCGCCTGCCGTTCGCAACCTGGAACGGAGGCTGGTTCGATCACCGCCAGCGGGTGACCGGCAACTACTCCGAAAGGTAG
- a CDS encoding dipeptidase gives MQCIHRPLPFSFLAATLLVLGGCGQPAPSGPDQSRSAEAPVAPVAPEAKARELSRKYLIVDTHIDVPYRLLETPADVSKATKDGDFDYPRAVAGGLDALFMSIYIPADVDAEGKAGELANSLIDSMEALAAAAPEKFAVATCAADLPALKGQGRIALPLGMENGGPIAGSFETLRHFRDRGIRYITLAHSKSNHISDSSYDENEQWQGLSEFGRTLIGEMNRQGVMIDVSHITDRAFWQVIELTEVPIIASHSSLRHFTPDFHRNMSDDMVAALKANGGVIQINFGSSFLTADANGYGGKLQEAAQSFAAGMGLKEDDPLLEKFAADYRAEHPYPFATVADVLDHIDRAVMLAGIDHVGLGSDYDGVGDSLPVGLKDVSQYPNLIAGLIERGYSDADIEKILGGNLLRVWRQVEAFATAAGNPPACTQA, from the coding sequence ATGCAGTGTATTCATCGACCCCTGCCTTTTTCATTCCTCGCGGCCACACTGCTGGTGCTGGGGGGTTGTGGACAACCTGCCCCGTCCGGGCCCGACCAGAGCAGATCGGCGGAAGCTCCGGTAGCGCCGGTAGCACCTGAGGCAAAAGCCCGGGAACTGAGCCGGAAGTACCTGATCGTCGACACCCATATCGACGTACCCTACCGTCTCCTGGAAACACCCGCCGATGTCAGTAAAGCCACGAAAGATGGGGACTTCGACTACCCGCGAGCGGTTGCCGGTGGTCTCGATGCGCTGTTCATGTCTATCTATATTCCGGCCGATGTGGACGCCGAGGGTAAAGCCGGTGAGCTGGCCAACAGCCTGATCGACTCCATGGAAGCGCTGGCTGCCGCCGCACCCGAAAAATTTGCCGTAGCTACCTGTGCCGCCGATCTGCCGGCCCTCAAGGGTCAGGGCAGGATCGCACTGCCACTGGGTATGGAGAATGGCGGACCCATTGCCGGGTCCTTCGAAACACTCAGGCATTTCCGGGATCGGGGGATCCGCTATATCACCCTCGCCCACTCGAAATCGAACCATATCTCGGACTCTTCTTACGATGAGAACGAGCAGTGGCAGGGCCTCTCCGAATTCGGTCGCACACTGATCGGCGAGATGAACCGCCAGGGGGTGATGATCGACGTCTCGCACATAACCGATCGCGCCTTCTGGCAGGTGATCGAACTGACCGAAGTGCCCATAATCGCCAGCCATTCTTCGCTGCGGCATTTCACACCGGATTTCCACCGCAACATGAGCGATGACATGGTCGCAGCGCTCAAGGCCAACGGTGGCGTCATACAGATCAACTTCGGCAGCAGTTTTCTTACCGCCGACGCCAATGGTTACGGCGGCAAACTGCAGGAAGCTGCGCAGAGTTTCGCTGCCGGAATGGGGCTGAAGGAAGACGATCCGCTGCTCGAGAAGTTCGCCGCCGACTACCGTGCGGAGCACCCCTACCCGTTCGCGACGGTGGCGGACGTACTCGATCACATCGACCGTGCCGTGATGCTTGCCGGCATTGACCATGTGGGCCTCGGTTCGGACTACGACGGTGTGGGTGACAGCCTGCCCGTCGGGCTCAAAGATGTGAGCCAGTATCCGAACCTGATCGCGGGACTGATCGAGCGCGGTTACAGCGACGCTGATATCGAAAAGATCCTCGGCGGAAACCTGCTCAGAGTCTGGCGACAGGTCGAAGCATTCGCGACGGCTGCAGGCAACCCGCCGGCCTGTACCCAGGCCTGA